From a region of the Halanaerobium hydrogeniformans genome:
- a CDS encoding polyprenyl synthetase family protein, with protein MDGFKAILKSKAAELENSLEELMELKEDELAPELSEAMRYTLLSGGKRIRPILTLLTTELLKGDYQAALKSGSALEMIHSYSLIHDDLPAMDDDQLRRGKKTNHLVFGEAKAILAGDALLTYAFEILSELELEPAKKIKIIKLIASNSGMLGMVGGQTLDIDAEKKELSLAEMQKIHAAKTGALIKASVLSGVYCSVYSRTEKEALQKYAENLGVLFQVVDDLLDVTGDTEKLGKKVGSDQKLDKSTYPKLLGVDGAREAAVEYAKKAKNSLAIFEEEAEPLIKLVDYVLSRQH; from the coding sequence ATGGATGGTTTTAAAGCAATCTTAAAGAGCAAGGCTGCTGAATTAGAAAATAGCTTGGAAGAATTAATGGAGCTTAAAGAAGACGAACTGGCTCCTGAATTAAGTGAGGCCATGCGCTATACACTGCTCTCAGGTGGTAAAAGAATTAGACCGATTTTAACATTATTAACGACAGAACTTTTAAAAGGTGACTATCAGGCAGCTTTAAAAAGCGGTTCTGCCTTAGAAATGATCCACAGTTATTCTTTGATCCATGATGATCTTCCGGCAATGGATGATGATCAGTTGAGAAGGGGTAAGAAAACAAATCACCTTGTTTTCGGTGAAGCCAAAGCAATTTTAGCCGGTGATGCTCTTTTAACTTATGCCTTTGAAATACTGTCTGAACTTGAGCTTGAGCCAGCTAAAAAAATTAAAATTATTAAATTAATCGCTTCTAATTCTGGGATGCTGGGAATGGTAGGTGGACAGACCCTTGATATAGATGCAGAAAAAAAAGAGTTAAGTTTAGCTGAGATGCAGAAAATACATGCAGCTAAAACCGGTGCCTTGATCAAGGCATCTGTACTGAGCGGAGTCTACTGCTCGGTTTATTCTCGAACAGAAAAAGAAGCCCTGCAAAAGTATGCAGAAAATTTGGGTGTTTTATTTCAGGTGGTTGATGATCTGCTCGATGTCACCGGTGATACCGAAAAACTGGGTAAAAAGGTCGGTAGTGATCAAAAGCTTGACAAGTCTACTTATCCCAAACTACTCGGGGTTGATGGAGCCAGGGAGGCAGCGGTAGAATATGCCAAAAAGGCTAAAAACTCACTTGCCATATTTGAGGAAGAGGCAGAACCTTTAATTAAGCTAGTCGATTATGTTTTGAGCAGACAGCATTAA
- the xseB gene encoding exodeoxyribonuclease VII small subunit, with protein sequence MSKEKENEKVAEDLNFETALEDLEKIVDKLEKGGLSLDQTLEEFSRGMKLLKFCHDKLDKAEKKVEIMLKEGDEFTEEKAFSDEIEVD encoded by the coding sequence ATGAGTAAAGAGAAAGAAAATGAGAAAGTAGCTGAAGATTTAAATTTTGAAACTGCCTTAGAAGATTTAGAAAAAATAGTAGATAAACTGGAAAAGGGAGGTCTTTCTTTAGATCAGACCTTAGAAGAATTCAGCAGAGGGATGAAACTGCTTAAATTCTGTCATGATAAACTTGATAAGGCAGAGAAAAAAGTCGAGATCATGTTAAAAGAAGGCGATGAGTTTACTGAGGAAAAGGCTTTTAGTGATGAGATTGAGGTGGATTAG
- the xseA gene encoding exodeoxyribonuclease VII large subunit has product MSNLYGENLFSKDEKKIYTVQEITEYLQSLIKEDTLLSDFYITGEISNFYHHGSGHMYFTLKDENTQLKTVMFKGYNSSLDFEPEDGMQVTARGNLDIYPQRGEYQFYAREMEEAGKGDLYAAYEKLKKALKEEGLFEADKKKEIPKLASKIGIVTSPTGAAIRDILSVMKRRSGDFSVLIVPTHVQGKQAAGEIKQAIEYLNSRDDIDLIIVSRGGGSIEDLWAFNEEEVVRAIYNSRLPVISGVGHESDFCISDFVADLRAPTPSAAAELATANREEMLDKLKSLSQRLINTTSNELKQKQQKIKSIAERRIFMRPEEIFRDYELKLDNLETTLNYQIEKQLKSWENKYNLLQQKLSSLSPLKTLERGYSILQDQTEKTVNSVDNIKSGDLLTARLIDGKAKLKVNSTEKAGELNE; this is encoded by the coding sequence ATGTCTAATTTATATGGAGAAAATCTTTTTAGCAAAGATGAAAAAAAGATTTATACAGTTCAGGAAATTACCGAGTATCTTCAGAGCTTAATTAAAGAAGATACTCTTCTTTCTGACTTTTATATAACCGGGGAAATATCTAATTTTTATCATCACGGCTCAGGCCATATGTATTTTACCCTCAAAGATGAAAATACCCAGCTAAAAACCGTGATGTTTAAAGGCTATAATTCCAGCCTTGATTTTGAACCTGAAGATGGAATGCAGGTCACAGCAAGGGGTAATCTTGATATCTACCCTCAGCGGGGAGAATATCAGTTTTATGCCCGGGAAATGGAAGAAGCAGGTAAGGGAGATCTCTATGCTGCTTATGAAAAATTAAAAAAGGCTTTAAAAGAAGAAGGACTTTTTGAAGCTGATAAAAAGAAAGAAATCCCAAAACTGGCCAGTAAAATCGGGATAGTAACCTCTCCGACCGGGGCAGCAATCAGGGATATATTATCTGTTATGAAAAGAAGAAGTGGAGACTTTTCGGTTTTAATAGTTCCCACCCATGTACAGGGTAAACAGGCTGCCGGTGAAATAAAACAGGCGATCGAATATTTAAACAGCAGAGATGACATAGATCTCATAATTGTCAGCCGGGGTGGTGGCTCAATCGAAGATCTCTGGGCTTTTAATGAAGAAGAGGTTGTCAGGGCCATCTATAATTCCAGGCTGCCGGTAATCAGTGGGGTTGGCCATGAAAGTGATTTCTGTATTTCTGATTTTGTGGCAGATTTACGGGCTCCCACACCCTCTGCAGCAGCAGAACTTGCCACAGCCAATAGAGAAGAGATGCTCGATAAACTTAAAAGTTTAAGCCAGAGGTTGATCAATACAACTAGCAATGAGCTCAAACAAAAGCAGCAGAAAATAAAGAGCATTGCCGAGCGCAGAATATTTATGCGCCCAGAAGAAATATTTAGAGATTATGAATTAAAACTTGATAACCTGGAAACAACTTTAAACTATCAAATAGAAAAACAGTTAAAGAGCTGGGAAAACAAATATAATTTACTGCAGCAGAAATTAAGTAGTTTAAGTCCCCTTAAAACTCTTGAGAGGGGTTACAGTATCTTACAGGACCAAACAGAAAAAACTGTTAATTCGGTTGATAATATAAAAAGTGGAGATCTTTTAACCGCAAGATTGATCGATGGCAAAGCTAAGTTGAAGGTTAATTCCACAGAAAAAGCAGGTGAATTGAATGAGTAA
- the gltA gene encoding NADPH-dependent glutamate synthase, with protein MAMQKKKTPMQEQKAEERIKNFDEVPYGYTDEEALQEAERCLQCKHEPCVDGCPVEVPIPDFIQAIKDGDVEKANQIIKSKNNLPAVCGRVCPQEEQCELVCVMGNKFEPVAIGRLERYVADYNMERGTDKASKEEIEKNKIPELEGRKVAVIGAGPAGLTAAADLVRFGLEVTIFEALHDTGGVLSYGIPEFRMPKEIVDKEVEAIKDLGVEIRLNVLVGKTITIDELFAEGYEAVFIGVGAGLPRFLGIPGENLNGVYSANEFLTRVNLMKAFKYPEYKTPVKVGNKVAVVGGGNVAMDAARTAKRLGSENVYIVYRRAAEQMPARSEEIEHAREEGIIFKLLNNPVEIHGDQGRVDQMECIQMELGEKDDSGRRRPVPIEGSNWKLDVDTVIIAIGTNPNPLLTKNTKDLETKSWGGIKVNDNQQTSREGVYAGGDVVTGAATVIQAMGAGKTAAKSIKEYLLNKSDK; from the coding sequence ATGGCTATGCAGAAAAAAAAGACTCCAATGCAAGAACAGAAAGCAGAAGAAAGAATAAAGAACTTCGATGAAGTCCCCTATGGATATACAGATGAGGAAGCACTTCAGGAGGCAGAAAGGTGTCTGCAGTGTAAACATGAACCCTGTGTAGATGGCTGTCCTGTTGAAGTTCCGATCCCGGATTTTATTCAGGCTATCAAAGATGGGGATGTAGAAAAAGCAAATCAGATAATTAAATCTAAAAATAATTTACCTGCCGTTTGTGGTAGGGTCTGTCCCCAGGAAGAACAGTGTGAACTTGTTTGTGTAATGGGGAATAAATTTGAGCCGGTTGCTATTGGTAGACTGGAAAGATATGTGGCCGACTATAATATGGAAAGAGGAACAGATAAGGCCTCAAAAGAAGAAATAGAAAAAAATAAAATACCAGAGCTTGAAGGTAGAAAAGTTGCGGTAATTGGAGCCGGTCCAGCCGGTTTAACCGCAGCAGCTGATTTGGTTAGATTTGGCCTTGAAGTGACAATTTTTGAGGCTCTCCATGATACTGGTGGTGTATTAAGTTATGGGATTCCCGAATTTAGAATGCCCAAAGAAATAGTCGATAAAGAAGTAGAAGCAATTAAAGACCTGGGAGTAGAAATAAGATTAAATGTACTGGTCGGTAAAACCATTACAATAGATGAACTTTTTGCAGAAGGCTATGAAGCCGTTTTTATCGGGGTTGGAGCCGGGCTGCCAAGATTTTTAGGTATTCCAGGTGAAAACTTAAATGGTGTTTATTCTGCGAATGAATTTTTAACAAGGGTTAATTTGATGAAAGCATTTAAATATCCTGAATATAAGACCCCGGTCAAAGTTGGTAATAAAGTTGCTGTTGTTGGTGGAGGTAATGTAGCTATGGATGCTGCTAGAACTGCCAAAAGACTGGGCTCTGAAAATGTTTATATAGTTTACAGAAGGGCAGCTGAGCAGATGCCAGCCCGGAGTGAAGAAATAGAACATGCCAGAGAAGAAGGGATAATATTCAAGCTCTTAAATAACCCGGTTGAAATCCATGGTGACCAGGGAAGGGTAGACCAGATGGAATGTATTCAGATGGAACTGGGAGAAAAAGATGATTCAGGTAGAAGAAGACCTGTTCCCATTGAGGGTTCAAACTGGAAACTGGATGTAGATACCGTGATAATTGCAATTGGAACCAACCCTAACCCTCTCTTAACTAAAAACACCAAAGATCTAGAAACAAAAAGCTGGGGTGGAATTAAGGTTAATGATAATCAGCAGACCAGTAGAGAAGGGGTCTATGCTGGTGGAGATGTAGTAACCGGTGCTGCAACGGTTATTCAGGCTATGGGTGCAGGAAAAACTGCAGCAAAAAGCATCAAAGAATATTTGTTAAATAAATCTGATAAATAG
- a CDS encoding sulfide/dihydroorotate dehydrogenase-like FAD/NAD-binding protein yields the protein MYEVLAKEKLAPTIKKLTVKAPLIAEKTQPGNFIILRVDEKGERIPLTVADYDREKGSITIIFQEVGYSTKLLGKMEKGDQIRDIVGPLGHHIDMEGYDKVVLLGGGTGTALLYPKVKGFYEMGAEVISITGARTKKLIILEDDLRKFSDKLYIATDDGSYGHHGFVTEILKDVLEEEEDIDLVVAIGPVPMMKAVADMTKEYGIETIVSLNAIMVDGTGMCGACRITVGGETKFTCVDGPAFDAHKVDFAELMNRLNFYTNEEEKIKDNAVKEEI from the coding sequence ATGTACGAAGTATTGGCAAAAGAAAAATTAGCACCAACAATAAAAAAGTTGACGGTTAAAGCTCCTTTGATTGCCGAAAAAACTCAACCAGGTAATTTCATTATTTTAAGGGTTGATGAAAAAGGGGAGAGGATTCCACTTACTGTGGCTGATTATGATCGTGAAAAGGGCAGTATCACGATTATTTTTCAGGAAGTAGGTTATTCTACCAAACTACTCGGTAAAATGGAAAAAGGTGATCAGATAAGGGATATTGTTGGACCTCTGGGCCATCATATTGATATGGAAGGTTATGATAAGGTTGTTTTACTCGGGGGAGGTACCGGAACAGCCCTACTTTATCCCAAGGTAAAAGGCTTTTACGAAATGGGTGCTGAGGTGATCAGTATTACCGGTGCCAGAACTAAGAAATTAATTATACTGGAAGATGATTTAAGAAAATTCAGTGATAAATTATATATTGCTACAGATGACGGCAGTTATGGTCATCATGGTTTTGTAACTGAAATACTTAAAGATGTTTTAGAGGAAGAAGAGGATATTGATCTGGTAGTTGCAATCGGACCTGTGCCAATGATGAAAGCAGTTGCAGATATGACTAAAGAATATGGGATTGAAACCATAGTTAGTTTAAATGCGATAATGGTCGATGGAACAGGAATGTGTGGAGCCTGCAGGATTACAGTTGGTGGAGAAACAAAATTTACCTGTGTTGATGGGCCAGCTTTTGATGCCCACAAGGTGGATTTTGCTGAGCTAATGAACAGATTAAATTTCTATACCAATGAAGAAGAAAAGATAAAAGACAACGCTGTTAAGGAGGAAATTTAA
- a CDS encoding pyridoxal phosphate-dependent aminotransferase has protein sequence MDYSASIAEVEESKTIAVSSKANKLIEKGEDIISFGAGEPDFPTPDFIKSAAVKAMDEGYTGYTSASGLPKLKKAVVDKFASDYDFQYSTEEVIICNGGKQVLFNGLKAILNEGDEVLIPKPYWVSYPEMIKLAGGRAVFVETKFENKYKLTAEELKNSITENTKAIILNSPSNPDGHFYSQKELEVLIDILRDEDIFIISDEIYDKLLYDREKFTSIIELCPELKERILIVNGMSKTYSMTGWRVGFGYANKKWINNMAKIQSHTTSNVNTIAQYASAEALTNKDLDKIVNERRKIYEKRRDMLAELLDEIPFIKAIKPAGAFYFFIDISELLNKEIKGEKINDSLSFSDLLLKNGNVAVVPGIAFGMDNFIRLSFALSEEKIEEGLLRIKKFVNALK, from the coding sequence ATGGATTATTCAGCTAGTATAGCAGAAGTAGAAGAGTCAAAAACTATTGCAGTGAGCAGTAAAGCAAACAAACTGATCGAAAAGGGTGAAGATATCATAAGTTTTGGGGCAGGTGAACCGGATTTTCCAACTCCAGACTTTATAAAATCTGCTGCAGTTAAGGCAATGGATGAAGGCTATACAGGTTATACTTCAGCTTCTGGTTTGCCAAAATTAAAAAAGGCAGTTGTAGATAAATTTGCCAGTGACTATGATTTTCAGTATTCTACTGAAGAAGTTATTATCTGCAATGGTGGTAAACAGGTTTTATTTAACGGTTTAAAAGCTATTTTAAACGAAGGTGACGAGGTTTTAATCCCTAAACCTTACTGGGTTTCATATCCAGAGATGATTAAATTAGCCGGGGGTAGGGCAGTATTTGTTGAGACCAAATTTGAAAACAAATATAAGCTTACTGCTGAAGAATTAAAAAACAGTATAACTGAAAATACCAAAGCTATTATTTTAAATTCTCCTTCAAATCCTGATGGGCATTTTTATTCACAAAAAGAACTTGAAGTTTTAATAGATATCTTAAGAGATGAAGATATTTTTATTATCAGTGATGAAATTTATGATAAATTGCTTTATGACAGAGAAAAATTTACCTCAATTATCGAGCTCTGTCCCGAGCTAAAAGAACGGATTTTAATAGTCAATGGGATGTCAAAAACTTATTCTATGACCGGCTGGAGGGTTGGATTTGGTTATGCAAATAAAAAATGGATAAATAATATGGCAAAGATTCAAAGTCATACAACATCTAATGTTAATACCATTGCTCAGTATGCAAGTGCTGAAGCTCTAACCAATAAGGACTTAGATAAGATAGTAAATGAGCGGAGAAAGATTTATGAAAAAAGAAGAGATATGCTGGCTGAATTATTAGATGAGATCCCCTTTATAAAAGCTATCAAACCGGCTGGTGCCTTCTACTTTTTTATCGATATTTCAGAGCTGCTTAATAAAGAAATAAAGGGAGAAAAGATAAATGATTCCTTAAGCTTTTCTGATCTGCTGCTCAAAAATGGAAATGTTGCAGTAGTACCGGGTATTGCTTTTGGTATGGACAATTTTATCAGATTATCTTTTGCCTTAAGTGAAGAAAAAATAGAAGAAGGTCTTTTGAGGATCAAAAAATTTGTAAATGCTTTAAAATAA
- the nusB gene encoding transcription antitermination factor NusB, with protein MEKVSRHKQRIWVLQILYGLDIRNKLDLESALKSFKEFLKEKEIKKEDIYAKELLLGVITEREILDAQINEQAIDWTIERMPPVDRNILRIAIYEIQHEMPAGVAINEAVKIAKKFADDRSPSFINGILAKFA; from the coding sequence ATGGAAAAGGTTTCAAGACATAAACAGAGGATCTGGGTTTTGCAAATTCTTTACGGGCTTGATATCAGAAATAAGCTTGATTTAGAAAGTGCCCTAAAAAGCTTTAAAGAGTTTTTAAAAGAAAAAGAGATTAAAAAAGAAGATATTTATGCTAAAGAGCTTTTATTAGGGGTGATCACTGAAAGAGAGATCTTAGATGCCCAGATAAATGAGCAGGCAATAGATTGGACCATAGAGAGAATGCCTCCTGTTGATAGAAATATCCTCAGAATAGCAATTTATGAAATTCAGCATGAGATGCCGGCTGGAGTTGCTATCAATGAAGCGGTTAAAATAGCTAAAAAGTTTGCAGATGATCGCTCACCATCATTTATTAATGGGATACTTGCAAAATTTGCTTAA
- a CDS encoding DUF2273 domain-containing protein — MDIQKFKEWLSNYIANNPKKITGAIIGLIVGILILTIGFFKTLLLCITTLLGYYLGSRINFEEDIKKIIMKVIPDRFK; from the coding sequence ATGGATATTCAGAAATTTAAAGAATGGTTATCTAACTATATAGCTAATAACCCTAAAAAAATCACAGGAGCGATAATCGGTTTAATTGTTGGTATTTTAATTTTAACAATTGGATTTTTTAAAACACTGCTGCTCTGTATAACTACTTTGCTCGGTTATTATTTGGGTTCAAGAATTAATTTTGAAGAAGATATCAAAAAAATAATTATGAAGGTAATACCAGATAGATTTAAATAG
- the amaP gene encoding alkaline shock response membrane anchor protein AmaP gives MKIIKNIFSFIIALLVIILTLTLSVYSFGLISVDLLPDLIRASHNNLQAAISFLVIFVMALFIIYPFFTDKKIKQTKLLSSESGDISITIAALSNLIKDRVNERKKLEDISIKLDESDAGLTIILSGRLTVPGDLPSISENIQRDLKEYIEQTTGIKVAKVQISINDVKKDKNLANKSG, from the coding sequence ATGAAAATAATTAAAAATATTTTTTCATTTATAATAGCTCTACTGGTTATAATTTTAACACTGACTCTTTCAGTATATAGTTTTGGCCTGATTTCAGTTGATTTATTACCAGATCTTATCCGGGCCAGTCATAATAATCTGCAGGCAGCAATATCATTTTTGGTGATATTTGTGATGGCTCTCTTTATTATCTATCCGTTTTTTACAGACAAAAAAATCAAGCAGACCAAACTTTTAAGTTCCGAGTCTGGAGATATATCGATTACGATTGCTGCCCTTTCTAACTTGATTAAAGATAGAGTAAATGAGCGCAAAAAGCTGGAAGATATTTCTATAAAGCTTGATGAAAGTGATGCTGGTTTAACAATAATCCTCAGCGGTAGACTTACAGTACCTGGTGATCTACCTTCAATTAGCGAAAACATCCAGAGGGATTTAAAAGAATATATTGAGCAGACAACAGGTATTAAGGTAGCAAAGGTACAGATAAGTATCAATGATGTAAAAAAAGATAAAAACCTGGCCAATAAATCCGGATGA
- a CDS encoding Asp23/Gls24 family envelope stress response protein has protein sequence MSEEKKDTGENKEVEEVDEGTIKIADEVVSIITGLAATEIEGVAGMSGGLVGGIADMLGRKNLSKGVKVEVDGKDALIDVYVVIDYGKSIPDVAWQIQDNVKEAVEGMTGLNVKTINVHVQGVNLPEDEEVEAETIEEVEED, from the coding sequence ATGAGTGAAGAAAAAAAAGATACTGGTGAAAATAAAGAAGTAGAAGAAGTTGATGAAGGCACTATTAAAATTGCTGATGAAGTAGTTAGCATCATTACAGGACTTGCTGCAACTGAGATCGAAGGGGTGGCCGGAATGAGTGGTGGCCTGGTCGGTGGTATTGCAGATATGCTGGGGAGAAAAAATCTCAGCAAAGGTGTTAAAGTAGAAGTTGATGGAAAAGATGCCTTGATCGATGTTTATGTTGTTATCGATTATGGTAAATCTATCCCGGATGTAGCCTGGCAGATTCAGGATAATGTAAAAGAAGCTGTAGAAGGTATGACCGGTCTCAATGTTAAAACTATCAATGTTCATGTACAGGGTGTTAATCTACCTGAAGATGAGGAAGTAGAGGCAGAAACTATAGAAGAAGTTGAAGAAGACTAA
- a CDS encoding NAD(P)/FAD-dependent oxidoreductase: protein MDYLIVGAGAAGVSAAKEILKNKNDDDQISIFTDEAYPFYYRPRLIECLSGEVEVEDIIIHDQKWFRDRGISLHLEEKIVEIDSSNKVIKSEKASYKYDKLLLANGSHPFVPPFSGVELDNIFTLKNAEDLKNINQAAKKAKTAVVVGGGLLGLEIAYNLAKAGLKTTVLEVAPYLLPMQLDKKAGKLLKQKIENENLDVICSAKTVGFAGLNKVNKLILENDQLSCDIALISTGIRSNISLAEDSDLEINRGIKVDKQMQSCEKDIFAAGDIAEHNDKIYGIWPPSIQQGQVAGAVMSGQETSFEGYIPTHKLKVAGINVVSIGELNKEGDYQSEVLLDDDSYVKVIKDGDSKIGAIIVGHYEAENELLAEIKR from the coding sequence ATGGATTATTTAATTGTTGGTGCTGGAGCCGCTGGTGTTTCTGCAGCTAAAGAGATTCTTAAAAATAAAAATGATGATGATCAGATCTCTATTTTTACTGATGAAGCATACCCCTTTTATTATCGCCCCCGGTTAATCGAGTGTCTTTCCGGGGAAGTTGAGGTAGAAGATATTATTATTCATGATCAGAAATGGTTTCGAGACAGGGGAATATCTCTTCATCTAGAAGAGAAAATTGTTGAGATTGACAGCAGTAATAAAGTGATAAAAAGTGAAAAAGCAAGTTATAAATATGATAAACTACTGCTGGCCAATGGTTCTCATCCTTTTGTTCCTCCATTCTCTGGAGTAGAGCTTGATAACATATTTACCTTAAAAAATGCAGAGGACTTAAAAAATATCAATCAAGCTGCAAAAAAAGCTAAAACTGCAGTTGTGGTTGGAGGAGGTCTTTTAGGCCTGGAAATAGCCTATAATCTTGCTAAAGCAGGTTTGAAAACAACCGTGCTTGAAGTAGCACCTTATCTTTTACCGATGCAGCTAGATAAAAAAGCAGGCAAACTCTTAAAGCAAAAAATAGAAAATGAAAACTTAGATGTTATCTGCAGTGCTAAAACAGTTGGTTTTGCAGGCCTCAATAAAGTTAATAAGCTTATCTTAGAAAATGATCAGTTAAGCTGTGATATTGCATTAATTTCTACAGGGATTAGATCTAATATCTCACTGGCTGAAGATAGTGATCTTGAGATAAATAGGGGGATCAAAGTAGATAAGCAGATGCAAAGCTGTGAGAAGGATATTTTTGCAGCTGGTGATATTGCTGAACATAATGATAAAATTTATGGAATCTGGCCTCCTTCAATCCAACAGGGACAGGTTGCTGGTGCAGTTATGAGTGGACAGGAAACCAGTTTTGAAGGTTATATACCTACTCATAAATTAAAGGTGGCTGGAATAAATGTTGTTTCTATCGGTGAGCTCAACAAAGAAGGTGATTATCAGTCAGAAGTTCTGCTTGATGATGACAGCTATGTAAAAGTTATTAAAGATGGTGACAGTAAGATTGGTGCCATTATTGTTGGTCACTATGAAGCGGAAAATGAACTGTTAGCAGAGATAAAAAGATAG
- the efp gene encoding elongation factor P, whose product MISTNDFNTGLTIELDGEVYQVLEFQHSKSGRGSAFVRSKLRNVEEGYVINKTFKAGEKVETAHVEKKKMQFLYWDGSDYIFMDNENYEQFSLNEEQLRDKINYLKENMELEISLYKKRPIDIDLPTFVELEVENTPPGVKGNTVSGGTKRATLETGLEIQVPLFINEGDIIKIDSRSGDYVERVSK is encoded by the coding sequence TTGATATCAACTAATGATTTCAATACGGGTTTAACCATAGAACTGGATGGAGAAGTATATCAGGTGCTGGAATTTCAGCACTCTAAATCAGGCCGCGGTAGTGCTTTTGTCCGCAGCAAATTAAGGAATGTTGAAGAAGGTTATGTAATTAATAAGACATTTAAAGCAGGTGAAAAGGTAGAAACTGCCCATGTTGAGAAAAAGAAAATGCAGTTTTTATACTGGGATGGCAGTGACTATATTTTCATGGATAATGAAAATTATGAACAATTCTCTTTAAATGAAGAGCAGCTGCGAGATAAGATTAATTATTTAAAAGAAAACATGGAGCTAGAAATCTCTCTCTATAAAAAGCGTCCTATTGATATTGATCTACCAACTTTTGTAGAATTAGAAGTTGAAAACACTCCCCCGGGAGTTAAAGGAAATACTGTTTCTGGTGGTACAAAAAGAGCAACCCTGGAAACCGGACTTGAAATCCAGGTTCCTTTATTTATCAATGAAGGAGATATTATAAAGATCGATAGCAGAAGTGGTGATTATGTAGAGAGGGTTAGCAAATAA
- a CDS encoding M24 family metallopeptidase yields MEKRIKKLRKKMKENNISCFLITKKENVRYLSNFTGTAGRILITEKDNFFITDFRYLEQVSEQCENFTIKEISSNFIDKFAEFLRSLNIKKMAFESKDINYKMYQDFKDKLKLEELLPQESLIEELRMIKEKSEIKKIKKAVAIADQGFEFLLNFIEAGKTEREIALELEFFMKSQGGEAKAFDFIVASDKRGALPHGVASNKVVEKGAFITIDFGCVYQGYHSDITRTIALGEVSDKHKEIYKIVLAAQQKVISEIKAGLSCVEADKIARDYIEQAGYKDNFGHGLGHGIGLEIHEDPRLSPTSDGVLKAGMVVTDEPGIYISEFGGVRIEDDLLITEAGCEVLNSAPKELIVL; encoded by the coding sequence GTGGAGAAGAGAATAAAGAAACTTAGAAAAAAAATGAAAGAAAATAATATAAGCTGCTTTTTAATAACTAAAAAAGAGAATGTCCGCTATTTAAGTAATTTTACCGGTACAGCCGGCAGAATCCTGATTACCGAAAAAGATAATTTTTTTATTACTGATTTTCGCTATCTTGAGCAGGTTTCCGAACAGTGCGAAAACTTTACTATCAAGGAGATAAGCAGTAATTTTATCGATAAATTTGCTGAATTTCTTCGGTCTTTAAATATTAAAAAAATGGCTTTTGAAAGCAAGGATATCAATTATAAAATGTATCAGGATTTTAAAGATAAATTAAAGTTAGAGGAACTGCTGCCCCAGGAATCTTTAATAGAAGAGCTGAGGATGATAAAAGAAAAAAGTGAAATAAAAAAAATAAAAAAGGCAGTTGCAATAGCTGATCAGGGTTTTGAATTCCTGCTCAATTTTATCGAGGCTGGAAAAACTGAAAGAGAAATAGCGCTTGAATTGGAATTTTTTATGAAAAGTCAGGGGGGAGAAGCTAAAGCTTTTGATTTTATTGTTGCATCAGATAAAAGGGGAGCTCTTCCCCATGGAGTTGCCTCAAATAAGGTGGTAGAAAAGGGAGCTTTTATAACAATCGATTTTGGTTGTGTATATCAGGGTTATCATTCTGATATTACCAGAACGATCGCTTTAGGTGAGGTTTCAGACAAACATAAAGAAATCTATAAGATAGTTTTAGCAGCACAGCAGAAAGTAATCTCAGAAATTAAAGCCGGTTTAAGCTGTGTTGAAGCAGATAAAATTGCCAGAGACTATATAGAACAGGCCGGTTATAAAGATAATTTTGGTCATGGTCTCGGCCATGGGATAGGACTTGAAATTCATGAAGACCCAAGATTATCTCCTACCTCTGATGGAGTTTTAAAAGCAGGTATGGTTGTTACTGATGAGCCCGGTATCTATATCTCAGAATTTGGAGGAGTTAGAATTGAAGATGACCTCCTGATAACAGAAGCTGGCTGTGAGGTTTTAAATTCTGCTCCCAAAGAATTAATAGTACTCTAA